From the Paludibacterium paludis genome, one window contains:
- a CDS encoding RES family NAD+ phosphorylase, producing the protein MNTNVFYRVACGPYRMDLSGKGAEMFGGRWNPVGVPAVYAASSISLAMLEILIHARSLPLDYFVMALSVPMEGVKSVRAPALPAGWDRLNDQSASQQAGTRHVFQANRFGVLLPSVVVPEEQNLVLNPLHPLMRRVTVKELRPLRPDPRLFPNP; encoded by the coding sequence ATGAACACCAACGTTTTCTATCGGGTCGCGTGTGGGCCTTATCGAATGGATCTGAGCGGCAAGGGCGCGGAGATGTTCGGTGGTCGATGGAACCCGGTTGGGGTACCGGCCGTTTACGCGGCATCGTCCATTTCCCTGGCGATGCTGGAAATTCTGATACACGCCAGATCGCTCCCCCTCGATTACTTTGTCATGGCCCTGTCTGTCCCCATGGAAGGGGTGAAATCGGTGCGAGCGCCTGCGCTCCCCGCGGGTTGGGATCGGCTGAATGACCAAAGTGCCAGCCAGCAAGCGGGCACCCGACACGTATTTCAAGCAAACCGGTTCGGTGTGCTGTTGCCATCGGTCGTCGTTCCCGAAGAGCAGAACCTGGTTCTGAACCCGCTGCATCCGCTAATGCGTCGAGTGACCGTTAAGGAACTGCGACCGCTTCGGCCCGATCCCCGACTATTTCCCAATCCCTGA
- a CDS encoding PLP-dependent aminotransferase family protein → MLRPWTLEMSLCDTDGASLSLRIAQRVIVEIGRGRLAPGTALPGTRELARQLGVNRKTVVCAYDELAAQGWVRALGRKGTFIALELPSGAGPAASPAARAELPSYELCGPAAASVPPAGGIVFSDGEPDARLIPFDVLGRAYRRALVATARANRLAYGDPRGERALREEVAGMLASQRGLPADADTICLVRGSQMGIFVAARVLVRPGDHVAFEALSYPPARAAFLAAGATIHALGQDEHGMLPDALEPLCRTRRVRAVYLTPHHQFPTTSTMPPERRLQLLGLAKEYGFAIIEDDYDHEFHFAGRPAMPMASLDREGSVIYVGSLSKVLAPGLRVGYLAAPKAVIDRCAREILGIDRQGNGVTELAIAELMRSGELRRHIRRALRIYRDRRETLARCVGAMLAPMADFTLPNGGLAIWVRFEARVDVDRLAADARALGVSIQPGRVFAADERPVQGVRLGFGGLTPEAIGEGVARLRDALARQGVPERG, encoded by the coding sequence ATGCTCAGACCCTGGACACTGGAAATGTCCCTGTGCGACACCGACGGGGCATCGCTGTCATTGCGGATCGCGCAGCGTGTGATCGTGGAGATCGGGCGCGGACGCCTGGCCCCCGGCACGGCCCTGCCCGGTACCCGGGAACTGGCGCGCCAGCTTGGCGTGAACCGCAAGACCGTGGTGTGCGCGTACGACGAACTGGCGGCCCAGGGCTGGGTGCGCGCCCTTGGCCGGAAAGGCACCTTCATCGCGCTGGAGCTGCCCTCCGGGGCCGGCCCGGCCGCGTCGCCGGCCGCCCGCGCCGAACTTCCTTCCTACGAGCTTTGCGGCCCGGCCGCCGCTTCGGTACCGCCCGCCGGCGGCATTGTGTTTTCCGACGGGGAACCCGATGCGCGGCTGATCCCCTTCGATGTGCTGGGCCGGGCCTACCGCCGCGCGCTGGTCGCCACCGCGCGGGCCAATCGTCTGGCCTATGGCGATCCGCGCGGCGAGAGGGCGTTGCGCGAAGAAGTGGCCGGGATGCTCGCTTCCCAGCGCGGACTGCCCGCCGATGCCGACACGATCTGCCTCGTGCGGGGCAGCCAGATGGGCATCTTCGTGGCGGCTCGGGTTCTGGTGCGTCCCGGCGATCATGTGGCGTTCGAGGCGCTGAGCTACCCTCCGGCCCGCGCCGCCTTCCTGGCGGCCGGCGCGACGATTCACGCGCTCGGGCAGGATGAGCACGGCATGCTGCCCGACGCGCTCGAGCCGTTGTGCCGGACCCGCCGCGTGCGCGCCGTCTATCTCACCCCGCACCATCAGTTTCCGACCACATCGACGATGCCGCCCGAACGCCGCCTGCAATTGCTCGGGCTGGCTAAGGAATACGGTTTCGCGATCATCGAGGACGATTACGATCACGAGTTCCATTTCGCCGGCCGTCCGGCGATGCCGATGGCCAGTCTTGACCGGGAGGGATCGGTGATTTACGTGGGATCGCTGTCCAAGGTGCTGGCGCCCGGATTGAGGGTGGGCTACCTTGCCGCGCCTAAAGCGGTGATCGACCGCTGCGCCCGGGAAATCCTCGGCATCGACCGGCAAGGCAATGGCGTTACCGAGCTGGCCATCGCGGAACTGATGCGAAGCGGCGAGTTGCGCCGCCATATCCGTCGGGCGCTGCGGATCTACCGCGACCGGCGCGAAACACTGGCCCGTTGTGTCGGCGCGATGCTCGCGCCCATGGCGGATTTCACGTTGCCTAACGGCGGGCTGGCGATCTGGGTGAGGTTCGAGGCGCGCGTCGATGTCGATCGTCTTGCGGCCGATGCGCGCGCGCTCGGTGTTTCGATTCAGCCCGGGCGGGTCTTCGCGGCGGACGAACGGCCGGTTCAGGGCGTGCGTCTGGGGTTCGGCGGCCTGACGCCCGAGGCGATCGGGGAGGGTGTCGCGCGCCTTCGCGATGCGCTGGCGCGTCAGGGGGTGCCGGAGCGCGGATAA
- a CDS encoding M24 family metallopeptidase → MNTLPTPDRTALEAVGDAYDPDKLLEVRRMTRDAIRDIAARVRPGMIEEDAVEMARDRLADAGMVRGWHDVYVRFGRNTLKTFGAPSEPGVALGEDDIFFIDIGPVWKRWEGDGGDTFVTGTCPDRRRCAGDARAIFHRVRKKWLSDGATGRELYDYAADCARALGWELNLDLSGHRIADFPHAAIHEGPLADIDFAPSRLLWVLEIHIRHPEDGYGAFFEDLLLEDALFE, encoded by the coding sequence ATGAACACACTGCCAACCCCGGACAGAACCGCCCTCGAAGCGGTCGGCGACGCGTACGATCCGGACAAGCTTCTGGAGGTGCGGCGCATGACGCGCGACGCCATCCGCGACATCGCGGCCCGGGTCCGCCCCGGCATGATCGAGGAGGACGCCGTCGAGATGGCCCGCGACCGGCTCGCCGACGCCGGCATGGTGCGCGGCTGGCACGATGTGTATGTCCGCTTCGGCCGCAATACCCTGAAAACCTTCGGCGCGCCGTCCGAACCGGGCGTGGCGCTCGGGGAGGACGATATTTTCTTTATCGATATCGGGCCGGTCTGGAAGCGCTGGGAGGGCGACGGCGGCGATACCTTCGTCACCGGGACCTGTCCCGATCGGCGCCGCTGCGCTGGCGATGCGCGGGCGATTTTCCACCGGGTTCGCAAAAAATGGCTGAGCGACGGGGCGACCGGGCGCGAGCTTTACGACTACGCCGCCGACTGCGCCCGCGCGCTCGGCTGGGAACTCAACCTGGATCTGTCCGGCCATCGCATCGCGGATTTCCCGCACGCGGCCATCCACGAAGGCCCGCTGGCGGACATCGATTTCGCGCCCTCGCGCCTGTTGTGGGTGCTGGAAATCCACATTCGCCACCCGGAAGACGGCTACGGCGCCTTCTTCGAGGATCTGCTGCTCGAGGACGCGCTGTTCGAGTAA
- the parS gene encoding type II RES/Xre toxin-antitoxin system antitoxin, whose amino-acid sequence MDTTVFDALHKPVAQRIGLIREGFPAEEVDIVSNAVGMSKQSLLDILGTPQRTVNRMIKTQRRLDPAASERLLRVVEIEQRAEEVFGDKTQAREWLTNANAVLGAVPLQLLDTELGANQVRRALTAIEHGLPV is encoded by the coding sequence ATGGACACGACGGTCTTCGATGCATTACACAAACCTGTTGCACAACGGATCGGACTTATCCGCGAGGGATTTCCGGCTGAAGAAGTGGATATCGTCAGCAATGCCGTGGGGATGAGCAAGCAAAGCCTGCTGGACATTCTGGGTACCCCTCAACGCACGGTCAATCGCATGATCAAAACGCAGCGTCGGCTGGATCCGGCGGCAAGCGAACGCCTGCTGCGCGTGGTGGAAATCGAACAGCGCGCGGAAGAGGTGTTTGGCGACAAAACCCAGGCCCGCGAATGGCTGACTAACGCCAACGCGGTACTGGGCGCCGTCCCGTTGCAATTGCTGGATACGGAACTGGGCGCCAATCAGGTCCGCCGGGCGCTGACGGCCATTGAACACGGCTTACCGGTCTAA
- a CDS encoding NAD(P)H-flavin reductase, with protein MPTSPTPSPLSFTLANIDAVGPDVVRLTLAGEAGRFRYREGQFLSLHLAEGIERSYSMASPDAGNGEVELHVHLVPGGRFSRWLRAADRTGETLAVSGPFGHCTWQTPPDDDTPVVMLATGTGIAPLKALLEATLQEGAPQPVTLYWGGRRAGDLYLADDFTALAARHPRFRFVPVLADPGPGWNGRRGFVQDAAAEDLRDFSDAIVYACGAPRMVEAARERLTGQRGLPDARFHADTFLPAAGAATDPATGRIALHVRQGDHTRTLRVPASGSLMTALAAAGLIRPVCGGQGACGECRVDLAAAQVPPASPRERRLLDALDDPLPTHRLACRIALTPRIDGLAISLPTA; from the coding sequence ATGCCCACCTCCCCCACGCCCTCCCCGCTGTCTTTCACGCTCGCGAACATCGACGCCGTCGGACCCGATGTGGTGCGCCTGACGCTCGCCGGCGAGGCCGGCCGGTTCCGTTACCGCGAAGGCCAGTTTCTGAGCCTGCATCTTGCCGAAGGCATCGAGCGCAGTTATTCCATGGCAAGCCCGGATGCCGGCAACGGCGAGGTCGAACTGCACGTCCATCTCGTGCCGGGCGGACGGTTTTCCCGATGGCTGCGCGCCGCCGACCGCACCGGAGAGACGCTGGCGGTCAGCGGTCCGTTCGGACACTGCACCTGGCAAACCCCGCCCGACGACGACACCCCGGTGGTGATGCTGGCCACCGGAACCGGCATCGCGCCGCTCAAGGCGCTGCTCGAGGCCACGCTGCAGGAAGGAGCCCCTCAGCCCGTCACGCTGTACTGGGGCGGCCGGCGGGCCGGGGACCTGTACCTCGCCGACGACTTCACCGCGCTCGCCGCGCGGCATCCGCGCTTTCGCTTTGTCCCGGTGCTGGCCGATCCCGGACCGGGCTGGAATGGACGGCGCGGTTTCGTGCAGGACGCCGCGGCAGAGGACCTGCGGGATTTTTCCGATGCGATCGTCTACGCCTGCGGCGCGCCGCGCATGGTCGAGGCCGCGCGCGAACGGCTGACCGGACAGCGCGGGCTTCCCGATGCGCGGTTTCACGCCGACACCTTCCTTCCCGCCGCCGGCGCGGCGACCGATCCGGCGACGGGGCGTATCGCGCTGCACGTGCGACAGGGCGACCACACACGCACCTTGCGCGTCCCCGCGTCGGGCAGCCTGATGACGGCGCTCGCCGCGGCGGGACTCATCCGCCCGGTGTGCGGCGGCCAGGGCGCCTGTGGCGAGTGCCGGGTCGACCTCGCCGCCGCACAGGTGCCACCGGCGAGCCCGCGCGAGCGGCGGCTGCTCGACGCGCTCGACGACCCGTTGCCGACACATCGCCTTGCCTGCCGGATCGCCCTGACGCCCCGGATCGACGGTCTGGCCATTTCCCTTCCCACCGCTTGA
- a CDS encoding RHS repeat-associated core domain-containing protein: MADYNLTVPSGANAFQHNGTQYAPGDSYRTSDPCDALAFYNSYVTTNPDGGRSNGTPDFWQNMEKACPAGAGGTPAPAPAAPPNETAAAATGGDSAQQQGAPATANPPVQGQSPPQPGGEAPPEQPQPGQPHQTHGGEQARQTAHGGDPVDLFRGALVLDETDLMVPTAAMTLAMIRHYRSGAPNRGPFGWNWDHNHNVFLRELASGHVARWDGALHEDLFRLRGTDFESAPGVFQILEAVAGQPQTYRIRGDNGLVWQFERPAGWTDAERIPLAEIRDQHGNRLRYTYDTANRVAEVRDDDDRFLQFAYGECGLLEAVRDHAGRLVRYLHEAEVEHLSCVRFPATADHPEGTARYYDYAPQDALPELRHNLIRIEDQEGRTYLENDYEPDPADFAFARVTTQRYGDYVFQYRYTPIQYVPMDTLFINVPSLRVEVMAPDYGVTTHTFNYRGDLLDHRLRLVKDGTYRVCVSTSEYDDQGNRIAVTDPDGRQELCLYDHTNPDARMRGKLLRREVSAAAGFPAASRIVWRGEYEPDYGMLRRQTDEAGAETRYEYDFDIAPGPGNTGALRRVTHPVAILPDGTAQPAVTRYETGARGQVTAVIAANGTREEMEYGAAGNARGLLVLRRTDAGGAAIEERFDYDAYGFPARMTDGTGAERRQVRNALGQIERYVAPPIGGATVELVTHYDSDGKISAVDRPRGDYSDGVIGAATHITDLIERDVLGHPVRLVLAANTASARVIEQVSDYRGLSETATGPDGALQRTQYDERGLPLLEAAEGADGSRAATRRVYDRSGRVVRLLQGPAGERETRFSYDGFGRLRAIDHPNGSTSRFTWGARDLLAGEELEGDPGDGSRRLLSRKSYDYDARQRLIRTREAAFRDDPAAAVELTETYFYDEVNQLRRIVNPRGGVTIQDYDGAGRITRLADPEGNEQVYEHDGAGRIVAVTFRDREGGGVRARRWQTLYDARGRRIRAIEPDGTETREDYDDRDLPVRRAEPAGVVRERVFGAFGELLRDTLDPAGLNLVNRWDYDARGRPVRYTDPAGQTSTYGYDGIGRLVSTAYPGGLVSTRDFDSAGQLASESVAGGPVLQFGYDAAGRLRSLHSAGAGPVAALADHTFAYDGCNRLVSASAGGIAIERRFDSRGRLVREAQNGVALELFHDDLAGTRERRWPDGRIERLGTDLNERVTSIHRLAAGALGSGPEELAEVTYSGPRHFGSATLALATTQSAIYDARKRVVELACEAGGATPARVRYAYDARSLRRAELIDTHAPRLRGYRYDRRDRLIASADGIPAALGIADTQAQHDAAIALIDAKAAAAPRRDGYDHDAADNRTRHSESGSPDVLYSYAPGHRLTGAGATAMSYDSEGTRRAEGARSYDTDALGRILRAADGATTRMAIVYDALGRPARITENGVTRSLHYFGEEIWQESGAGGPLRQFTPHPALAGTLAIHEAGATWLGVYDGRLNLTALLDTNGQRVEQYRYRDFGAPEILDGAGNPLAASVAGAGPVFGGMIHLPSTGLYLSRRRLMDPVNGVFLSLDPLGYVDSPSLYAYASQDPVNLIDPNGEFPFLAVLAVMAVGAAIAGGMNATRQGIQIAEGSRREFSWGELGLSTGIGAVAAPVLVAAPELAVPLAAYGVAGGVDQLAQGNYATGTFDIVTSVAPFGFKGPRTASFGQGTRFGQMRGLGESASWSTRFGRFNQLDASLRTTASDAWNRRFYRGTTYYEALEAQDNNLLNLDQVLGRQHAATAPPRLGPGLYFTEALEPPAQGSAPYWADVHGGGGRGGGPAVLEARLPRLSWWWLSRREGVVSGVPQPDFPLTPSTLETFVPEGLAPWFNQRATWRVLPDTPLPGPDYSPLWPTLFSPPLRMQDRAAPDASGTGRTGGGAAARPDTPAASGPGSSGKK, from the coding sequence ATGGCCGACTACAATCTGACGGTCCCGTCCGGAGCCAATGCGTTCCAGCACAACGGAACGCAATACGCCCCCGGCGACAGCTACAGGACCAGCGATCCGTGCGACGCGCTGGCGTTTTACAACTCCTATGTCACCACCAATCCGGACGGGGGCCGCAGCAACGGCACACCGGATTTCTGGCAAAACATGGAAAAGGCCTGTCCGGCGGGCGCCGGCGGTACTCCGGCCCCGGCGCCCGCCGCGCCGCCCAACGAAACCGCCGCGGCCGCCACGGGCGGCGACTCGGCGCAACAGCAAGGGGCGCCCGCGACGGCCAATCCGCCGGTTCAGGGCCAAAGCCCGCCCCAGCCGGGAGGCGAAGCGCCGCCGGAGCAGCCCCAACCCGGCCAGCCGCACCAGACCCATGGCGGCGAACAGGCGCGGCAGACCGCGCACGGGGGCGATCCGGTGGACCTGTTCCGCGGCGCGCTGGTGCTGGACGAGACCGATCTGATGGTGCCGACCGCGGCCATGACGCTGGCCATGATCCGCCACTACCGCAGCGGCGCGCCCAACCGCGGCCCGTTCGGCTGGAACTGGGATCACAACCACAACGTGTTTCTCAGGGAACTGGCCTCGGGACACGTCGCGCGCTGGGACGGCGCGCTGCACGAGGACCTGTTCCGGCTGCGGGGAACGGATTTCGAGTCGGCGCCCGGCGTATTCCAGATTCTCGAGGCGGTCGCCGGCCAGCCGCAAACCTACCGGATCCGCGGCGACAACGGCCTTGTCTGGCAGTTCGAGCGGCCCGCGGGCTGGACGGACGCCGAACGCATCCCGCTCGCCGAAATCCGCGACCAGCACGGCAACCGCCTGCGCTACACCTACGACACCGCCAACCGGGTGGCCGAGGTGCGCGACGACGATGACCGTTTCCTGCAGTTCGCCTATGGCGAGTGCGGCCTGCTCGAGGCGGTGCGCGATCACGCCGGCCGCCTCGTCCGGTACCTGCACGAAGCCGAAGTCGAGCATCTGTCCTGCGTGCGCTTTCCCGCGACGGCCGACCATCCGGAAGGGACCGCGCGCTATTACGACTACGCGCCGCAGGATGCCCTGCCCGAACTGCGCCACAACCTGATCCGCATCGAGGACCAGGAAGGCCGCACCTACCTGGAAAACGACTACGAGCCTGACCCGGCCGACTTCGCCTTCGCTCGGGTAACCACGCAGCGCTACGGCGATTATGTGTTCCAGTACCGCTACACGCCCATCCAGTACGTGCCGATGGACACCCTGTTCATCAACGTGCCTTCGCTGCGGGTGGAGGTGATGGCGCCGGACTATGGTGTCACCACACACACCTTCAATTATCGCGGCGACCTGCTCGATCACCGTCTGCGCCTGGTGAAGGACGGCACCTACCGCGTCTGCGTGTCCACCAGCGAGTACGACGATCAGGGCAACCGGATCGCCGTCACCGATCCGGACGGCCGCCAGGAGCTGTGCCTGTATGACCACACCAATCCCGACGCGAGAATGCGCGGCAAGCTGCTGCGCCGGGAAGTGAGCGCGGCCGCGGGATTCCCGGCCGCGAGCCGCATCGTCTGGCGCGGCGAGTACGAGCCCGATTACGGCATGCTGCGGCGCCAGACCGACGAAGCGGGCGCCGAAACGCGCTACGAGTACGACTTCGATATCGCGCCGGGGCCGGGCAACACCGGCGCGTTGCGCCGCGTGACGCACCCGGTGGCCATCCTGCCCGACGGCACCGCGCAGCCCGCCGTCACGCGCTACGAAACCGGCGCGCGCGGCCAGGTCACGGCGGTGATCGCGGCCAACGGCACACGCGAGGAAATGGAATACGGCGCGGCCGGCAACGCGCGCGGCCTGCTGGTGCTGCGCCGCACCGACGCCGGCGGCGCCGCCATCGAGGAGCGTTTCGACTACGACGCCTACGGATTTCCCGCGCGGATGACGGATGGCACCGGCGCCGAGCGCCGCCAGGTCCGCAACGCGCTCGGGCAAATCGAACGGTATGTCGCGCCACCCATCGGCGGAGCCACGGTCGAGCTCGTCACCCACTACGATTCGGACGGCAAGATTTCGGCCGTGGACCGGCCGCGCGGCGACTACAGCGATGGCGTGATCGGCGCGGCCACGCACATCACCGACCTCATCGAGCGCGATGTGCTCGGCCATCCGGTGCGCCTGGTGCTGGCGGCGAATACCGCGAGCGCGCGCGTCATCGAACAGGTCAGCGACTACCGCGGCCTGTCCGAAACGGCCACCGGACCGGACGGCGCCCTGCAGCGCACGCAGTACGACGAGCGCGGCCTGCCGCTTCTGGAGGCCGCCGAAGGCGCGGACGGCAGCCGCGCGGCGACCCGGCGCGTCTACGACCGCAGCGGCCGGGTGGTGCGCCTGCTGCAAGGCCCGGCCGGGGAGCGGGAAACCCGCTTCAGCTACGACGGCTTCGGCCGGCTGCGCGCGATCGACCACCCCAACGGCAGCACCAGCCGCTTCACCTGGGGCGCGCGCGACCTGCTGGCCGGCGAAGAGCTCGAAGGCGATCCGGGCGACGGCTCGCGCCGGCTGCTGTCGCGCAAGTCCTACGACTACGACGCCCGCCAGCGGCTGATCCGCACCCGCGAAGCCGCCTTCCGGGACGACCCGGCCGCGGCGGTCGAGCTCACGGAAACCTATTTCTACGACGAGGTGAACCAGCTGCGCCGCATTGTGAATCCGCGCGGCGGCGTGACGATCCAGGACTACGACGGCGCCGGGCGCATCACGCGGCTGGCCGACCCCGAAGGCAACGAGCAGGTCTACGAGCACGACGGCGCGGGACGCATCGTGGCGGTGACCTTCCGCGACAGGGAAGGCGGCGGCGTGCGCGCGCGGCGCTGGCAAACCCTCTACGACGCGCGCGGCCGGCGTATCCGCGCCATCGAACCGGACGGCACCGAAACGCGCGAAGACTACGACGACCGCGACCTGCCGGTGCGCCGCGCCGAACCCGCGGGCGTGGTGCGCGAACGGGTGTTCGGCGCGTTCGGCGAGCTGTTGCGCGACACCCTCGACCCGGCCGGGCTGAACCTCGTCAACCGCTGGGACTACGATGCGCGCGGCCGGCCGGTGCGCTACACCGACCCCGCGGGGCAAACCAGCACCTACGGCTACGACGGCATCGGCCGCCTGGTGTCCACCGCGTACCCGGGAGGACTCGTCAGCACCCGCGATTTTGACAGCGCCGGCCAGCTCGCCTCGGAAAGCGTCGCCGGCGGCCCGGTGTTGCAATTCGGCTACGATGCCGCCGGACGCCTCCGTTCACTGCATAGCGCGGGGGCGGGACCGGTGGCCGCGCTCGCCGATCACACTTTCGCCTACGACGGTTGCAACCGGCTGGTGAGCGCCAGCGCGGGCGGCATCGCCATCGAGCGGCGTTTCGACAGCCGCGGCCGACTGGTCCGCGAGGCGCAAAACGGCGTGGCGCTCGAGCTGTTCCACGACGACCTGGCCGGCACGCGCGAGCGCCGCTGGCCCGACGGGCGGATCGAACGGCTCGGCACGGACCTGAACGAGCGCGTCACCTCGATCCACCGGCTCGCCGCCGGAGCGCTCGGCTCGGGCCCCGAGGAGCTCGCCGAGGTGACGTATTCGGGCCCGCGCCATTTCGGTTCGGCCACCCTGGCGCTCGCCACCACCCAGTCGGCCATCTACGACGCCAGAAAACGCGTGGTGGAGCTCGCCTGCGAGGCGGGCGGCGCGACGCCGGCGCGGGTGCGCTACGCCTATGACGCGCGCAGCCTGCGCCGCGCCGAGCTGATCGACACCCATGCGCCGCGGCTGCGCGGCTACCGCTATGACCGGCGCGACCGGCTGATCGCGTCGGCGGACGGCATCCCGGCCGCGCTCGGCATCGCCGACACCCAGGCGCAGCACGATGCGGCGATCGCGCTGATCGATGCCAAGGCCGCCGCCGCTCCCCGGCGCGACGGCTACGACCATGACGCGGCCGACAACCGGACCCGGCACAGCGAAAGCGGATCGCCGGACGTGCTGTACAGCTACGCGCCCGGCCACCGCCTGACCGGCGCCGGCGCCACGGCGATGAGCTATGACAGCGAAGGCACGCGCCGCGCCGAGGGCGCCCGAAGCTACGACACCGATGCGCTGGGCCGCATTCTGCGGGCCGCGGACGGCGCGACAACGCGCATGGCGATCGTCTACGACGCGCTCGGCCGTCCGGCGCGCATTACCGAGAACGGCGTTACACGCTCCCTGCACTACTTCGGCGAAGAAATCTGGCAGGAGAGCGGCGCGGGCGGCCCGCTGCGGCAGTTCACGCCCCACCCGGCGCTCGCCGGGACGCTGGCGATCCACGAAGCGGGCGCGACCTGGCTTGGCGTGTACGACGGCCGCCTGAACCTCACCGCGCTATTGGACACGAACGGCCAGCGGGTGGAGCAATACCGTTACCGGGATTTCGGCGCGCCCGAAATCCTTGACGGCGCGGGCAACCCGCTGGCCGCGAGCGTGGCGGGCGCGGGGCCGGTGTTCGGCGGCATGATCCATCTGCCGTCCACCGGCCTGTACCTGTCGCGCCGGCGCCTGATGGATCCCGTCAACGGCGTGTTCCTGAGCCTCGATCCGCTGGGCTATGTGGATTCGCCGTCGCTGTACGCGTATGCTTCGCAGGATCCGGTCAACCTGATCGATCCGAACGGCGAGTTCCCCTTCCTCGCGGTGCTGGCGGTGATGGCGGTGGGCGCCGCCATCGCGGGAGGCATGAACGCCACGCGCCAGGGCATCCAGATCGCCGAGGGCAGCCGCCGGGAGTTTTCCTGGGGAGAGCTTGGGCTGAGCACGGGCATCGGCGCGGTCGCCGCGCCGGTGCTGGTGGCCGCGCCGGAACTGGCCGTGCCGCTCGCCGCCTACGGCGTGGCCGGCGGCGTCGACCAGCTGGCGCAGGGCAACTACGCGACGGGCACCTTCGACATCGTCACCTCGGTGGCGCCTTTCGGCTTCAAGGGGCCACGCACCGCGTCCTTCGGCCAGGGCACCCGCTTCGGCCAGATGCGCGGACTTGGCGAGAGCGCCTCGTGGTCGACGCGCTTCGGCCGTTTCAACCAGCTGGACGCTTCGCTGCGCACTACCGCGAGCGACGCCTGGAACCGCCGCTTCTATCGGGGCACCACCTATTACGAAGCCCTGGAAGCGCAGGACAACAACCTGTTGAACCTGGATCAGGTGCTCGGCCGGCAGCATGCCGCGACCGCGCCGCCACGGCTCGGCCCCGGCCTGTATTTCACCGAGGCGCTGGAGCCGCCCGCGCAAGGCAGCGCGCCCTACTGGGCCGATGTGCATGGCGGCGGCGGGCGCGGCGGCGGTCCGGCGGTGCTCGAAGCGCGCCTCCCCAGGCTTTCCTGGTGGTGGCTGAGCCGCCGGGAAGGCGTGGTGTCCGGCGTGCCGCAGCCGGATTTCCCGCTCACGCCGTCCACGCTGGAAACCTTCGTGCCGGAGGGGCTCGCGCCGTGGTTCAACCAGCGGGCGACCTGGCGGGTGCTGCCGGATACCCCGCTGCCGGGACCGGACTACTCGCCGCTGTGGCCGACGCTGTTTTCGCCGCCACTGCGCATGCAGGACCGGGCGGCGCCCGACGCGTCGGGCACGGGCCGGACAGGCGGCGGCGCGGCGGCGCGGCCGGACACGCCCGCCGCGTCCGGACCGGGAAGCTCAGGAAAAAAATAA